One part of the Eublepharis macularius isolate TG4126 chromosome 16, MPM_Emac_v1.0, whole genome shotgun sequence genome encodes these proteins:
- the LOC129344065 gene encoding 40S ribosomal protein S12-like has translation MAKEGIAAGGVMDVNTALQEVLKTALIHDGLARGIREAAEALDKRQAHLCVLASNCDEPMYVKLVEVLCAEHQINLIKVDDNKKLGEWVGLCKIDREGKPRKVVGCSCVVVKDYGKESQAKDVIEEYFKCKK, from the coding sequence ATGGCCAAGGAAGGCATTGCTGCTGGAGGTGTAATGGATGTTAACACTGCCCTTCAAGAAGTGCTTAAGACCGCACTTATCCATGATGGTTTAGCCCGTGGAATTCGTGAGGCTGCCGAAGCCTTAGACAAACGCCAAGCCCACCTTTGTGTTCTTGCATCGAACTGTGATGAGCCCATGTATGTCAAGCTTGTTGAAGTACTTTGTGCTGAACACCAAATCAATCTGATAAAGGTTGATGACAACAAGAAACTGGGTGAGTGGGTAGGTCTCTGCAAGATCGACAGAGAAGGAAAACCCCGCAAAGTTGTGGGCTGCAGTTGTGTGGTTGTAAAAGACTATGGCAAAGAATCGCAGGCCAAAGATGTCATCGAAGAGTACTTCAAGTGCaagaaatga